CGAAATCATTAATAATCAAATCGTAGTTTTCGATCGGCAAAGATTTGATCTCCTGTGTAAATTTCCTCACTGTAGAACTCATGAATGTTTTCCATAAATCTACTCCTCCTGATTTACCGAAGATAAAGCTTAGGCCATGAAGCTTATATTTTACTTCAAACGGAAGGTTGATATCCGCCTGAATACCACTTACAAGTACATCAACATCGGCTGTTTTGCGTAAGCAGGGAACAATATCCATAGCTCTGCATAAATGTCCATTTCCAGTTCCCTGGACAGCATAAAGTACTTTCATATAGCGTCCTTATATAGTTTGCAAAATACAAATTAATACGGAAAATTTAACGTTAATTAATTATTAAGTTACACGTTCTTAAAGTCCCGCTTAATGCCAAAAATCCCTTTTTCCATTAATATAATACGTACATTAGAGGTCCTGAATTATGTCATATGAAGAAAGTACCAGTGATTCTCCCCGGTATATTGATCATCCTGCTCTGCAGTTCATGGGGATTTTATGCACATAAGCTTATCAACAGGCATGCAGTATTTACATTGCCCACTGAACTTGCTGCATTTTATAAGCAAAATATAGATCAGATTACAGAAAAAGCAGTAGATGCTGACAAGCGCTGTTATATTGATACCGCTGAATCACCACGACATTTTATTGATCTCGATACATACGATGCTGATGCTTTAGATACTCTGCCTGTTCATTGGTCCAGAGCTAAAGAGAAAATCGATGAAAGAAGATTATTATCCAATGGTATTGTTCCCTGGCAAATCTATATCACCTATCAAAAACTTGTAAAAGCCTTTATAGCACGTGATAAGACTAAAATCATCCGACATTCCGCAGATTTGGGACATTATGTAGGAGATGCTCATGTTCCTTTACATACCACGAAAAATTACAATGGTCAATATACCGGCCAGACAGGAATACATGCCTTCTGGGAAAGCCGGCTACCGGAAATGTTTGCGCAAAGCTACAAGCTGGCTACCGGGAAAGCACAGTTTATTTCCGATCCGGCGGCGTTAGGATGGACTATTGTATATGAAAGTGCCCCTCTTGCAGATACAGTTCTCCGTATAGAGAAAGAGCTCTCCGATCACTTTTCACCATCGCAGAAAAAAACCTATCTCACACGTAATAATATATTGATTCTTACCTATTCGGATCCATATGCCAAAGCTTATCACGAGGCTCTTAACGGAATGGTTGAAATACGCATGCGAAAAGCTATTCAGCGCATTGGAAGTCTATGGTATTCTGCCTGGATAGAAGCCGGCCAACCTGATCTGCGGAAATTAAAAAATACAGATTCAGAACCGGAGAAAGAAATCCCTTCCCCATCCTCACAAACATTTATGGGCAGAGAAGAATGGCCGTAGCAACAATAATATTTCTGTCATTAGGATATTTAAATACAGGAATGTATCAGATCAATATTTAATTTTATAGCTTTGGCAAAATTTTTAACAAGATTATGCTAAGATCAATACTGATACTCCTATCCTTAGGCAGCACCATCATTGTATATGGACAAAAAGCTTCATTAAATACGCAGGAAATGGAAACTCGTCAGGATACAACGAAACTGAATGAGATCATGATCAGTGAAAACAGATTACAAATCCCGTTTGCAAAGCAAAGCCGAAATATTCAGATTATAACCAGTGAGGAGATAAAAAGATTGCCAGGGAATTCTTTAAATGAAATCCTGCAGTCTGTAAATGGAGTAGATATAAGACAGCGGGGGCCTTTTGGATCACAGGCAGATATCAGCATTGACGGCGGCAGTTTTGAACAAACACTGGTACTGGTAAATGGGGTAAAAATGGCTGATCCGCAAACTGCGCACCATGCCCTCAATCTGCCAATCCCTTTGGATGCGATAGAGCGTATTGAAGTAATCCGAGGGCCTGCTTCCCGAATATATGGAATCAACAGTCTGACAGGTGCAATCAATATCGTCACGAAGAAACCAAAAGAAAGTTTTATTTCAGCACACGTATATGGTGGCAGCTCCTTTAAAGATAACGAAGAGAAGACATCAGAAAAATACTACGGTGCAGGCACACAAATCGGAGGCGCATGGCACCAGGAAAAACACAATCATCTTTTCTTTTATAACTATCAGAAATCAAACGGACAGCGCTACAATACAGCTTCCGAAAATAATAAACTGTACTATCAGGGTGAATATAATCCCGGAGATTCCGATCATATCAACTGGTCTGCAGGTTATATTGACAACAAATTTGGGGCAAACGGGTTTTATGCCGCTCCGGGAGATAAGGAATCTCAGGAACGCGTAAAAACAGCATTTGCAACCCTATCTTCCAGACATCAGCTTACCGAAAAACTTTCGGTATCTCCCCGCATCAGCAATCGCTACAATGAGGATGACTACCGCTATTACCGTCAGGATTTTTCAAAAGCACGAAGTAAACATTTTAACAACTCCCTTACAGCCGAACTGAACGGAGTGTACCAGACTTCATTCGGAGATTTCGGATTAGGAATTGAATCCCGTTGGGAACGGATCAACAGTTCCAATATAGGCACACACAAAAGAGAAAATCAAGGGGCTTATGCAGAATTTAAGACAGAAGCTATACAAAATCTGATGATCAACGTAGGTACATATGTCAATTACAATTCGGACTATGGATGGCAGGTTTTTCCCGGAATCGATCTTGGCTATGATCTGGACAGCAAATGGAAGCTGGTACTAAATGCAGGAAGTAGTCAGCGTATTCCTTCTTTCACGGATCTTTATCTGAAACAGCCCGGGAATATAGGAAACCCCGATCTTACTTCGGAGAATGCTTATCAGATTGAGACCGGGGTGAAGTATATCAACAATAACCTTATTATTCAGGGAGGATATTTTTATCGCTCTATATCCGATTTTATTGACTGGACACGAGAAATCAGCACCGTCCCCTATCAACCCTTTAATATCGGCAACAATAAAGTAAATGGGTTGAATGCATCATTACGTTATCAGATTGGAGATGATCAGGATGTAACCCGGTATTTCATTAACCTCGGATACAACTATCTCCGCCCATCAATTAAAAAAGAAGAGTCGGGTACAGATTCAAAATATGCGATAGAAAGTCTGCGCCATCAGGCGATTGCAAACCTGACAGTACAACACAGTGCATGGTCGTTGACAACCTCCAATCGCTTCAGCGAGCGGATTTCTTATAAATCTTATTTCCTGTCAGATCTTAAGTTAGCCTATAACTGGACCAAAATCAGTCTTTATGCAGATGTACAGAATATTTTTAATGTCACGTACATACAGGCTGGAGCCGTTCCTATGCCCGGCATTTGGTACAGCCTGGGTGCAAAATTCAACTGTTCTTTCAGTAGATAATAACAATTTATCAGATTATATTAATGTATAACTGGATAAGCACAAGCGGACGCTTACCAGAAAAGTGATTAAGAATCAGCTAATATTTTCTCTCCTTTTTAAGGAGAGATGCCCGCAGGGCAGAGAGGTTTATACTAATATTATCTCTAGCACAAGCACCGCTACGATAATGCTTGTGCTAGAGATAAAAACAAAAAAAACAGGTCTGTTTATTGACTAAGGGCAATCAAGAAACAGATCTTATAACTACTTTATCTTAAGCACATAGCGCAATCCTCCCAGCACATGTTGCTGAAAGTCTGGTTCATCGTACGATTCCTCTGTATGTCCGAGTCCGGTATAAAATATACGACCACCTTCAAACTCTTTGTACCAGGCTATAGGATGGTTACCGTTCATTTTACCCCCTTTATACGAATTTTCATCAACCTTCATCAGGATTTTATTATCCGGCTGAATATCTCTGAAATCATACCATTCATCCTTATGTTTCCATTCTTTGGACAAATGTTTTGTTGACGGATGTTTACGATTAAGCACATGGATCAATGCCTCCTGAACAGCCGGATGACTCACAAAATAACCACCTACCATCTGACCATACCACGGCCAGTGGTATTCTGTATCGCTGGCAGCATGAATTCCGACAAATCCCTTTCCGGAGCGGATAAATTTTTGAAAAGCTTCCTTTTGGCTATCGTTGAAGATATCTCCTGTCGTACTTAAAAACAATACCGCATCATACTTTGCTAACTGATCTTCAGAAAAAACACCTGCGTCTTCGCTGTGATCAGAAGTGATATGATTCTTCGCCAAAAGATCTTTAAGTACTGCAGCGCCATGTTCTATACTCTTATGACGAAATGCTGCAGTCTTACTAAAAATTAAAACATTTTTTTCCCCGGTTTGCGCAAATGCAAGATGTACACATGCAACAGAAATAATGAATAGTGTGATTATTTTCCTCATATTTTATGTAATTAGTTCCCGATAGAAATCTAAACTTTCGATAATCAACTCTTCTTCAACATAATGATCATATGTACAAGATCCTATACCTGTCAATAAAGCAAATCCTATTTTAGAGCCGGCATTTTTCTTATCGTTTTTCATCAACGCAATAAACTCGTCATAGTTTTCGATCGAGATACGGTAATCCGGATAGTGGCTTCTGAATGTGGTGATTATATCGTCAAGGTCTTCCTTGCTCAAATCCGTCAATTTGTACGAAAGATAGCCTTCACAGATCATTCCGATAGCAATAGCTTCTCCGTGTAACAGAGGCTGATCATCGTTAAATAAAGAGAAACCTTCTATCGCATGACCAATAGTGTGTCCAAAATTCAGAATCTTGCGAAGCCCCTTTTCAGTAGGATCCTGAGTAATAACCTCATTTTTGATCTCTACGGAACGAAAAATAATATCAGTACTGATACCACGTACATCCGTCATTCCTTTGATAGTATTGTATAGATCGCGATCAAAAATCAACCCGTGCTTGATCACCTCTGCAAACCCGGAATTTAGCTGTCTGTTATCCAGTGTGTGGAGAAAATTAGTATTGATAAATACGGCTTGTGGCTGTGTGAATGTTCCGATAATATTTTTCACGTTATCCAGATCGATACCTGTTTTACCTCCCACAGACGCATCTACCTGACTCAGCAGCGTAGTTGGGATCTGTATAAAATCTAATCCTCTTTTGAACGTCGAAGCGGCAAAGCCTCCCATATCAGTCACCACACCTCCTCCAAGATTTATCATCAGACTTTTACGGTCTGCACCAAAATCGAGCATGGTTTTCCATACTCCAATACAGAAATCAATGTTCTTGTTTTCTTCACCCGGATCGACTTCAATAATATCGTAATCCTTTACATCGTTAAGGACCATTTGAAGAATAGGAAGACAGTGATCGTTTGTATTGCGGTCTACTAATACCAGAATTTTTGAATATTCGCGCTCTGCTAGAAAAGTTCTCAGGGAGGCTAAAGTATCATCGAATACGACCTGATACCCTAAGCTGTTTATTACGTGCATGTTTATAATTATTGTAAGCTAAGATACGTTTTTTATACTACTTTTACCTGCTGTCCATCAAATTCAACAATATCTCCGACTCTCACTTTGAGACGTTTACGAAAATCCACTTCACCGTTATATTTCACATACCCCTCTGTTACAACCCATTGTGCCATCGCACCGTGCTCTACCCAATTCATTGCTTTCAGCAATTGAATCATAGCGATATACTCTCCCTCTAATTTGAACGTTTGCATAAGACAAAAATAATTTAAAAAAACAGCATTCCAACAGGAATATTTAGGTCTTTTAAGTAACAAATGTTTAATTTTGTCCCCATATTAAAACTACAATATGTCAAATACAGCTGCACCCGGTAAATTATCCTTTGATAATACGGAAATAGCATTTAAAAGTAAGAGTGATAAAGATCTGGACCGCGCCTACTGGTTATTTAAAATGGTGGCCAGCAATACCCTGATCAAAATCGGAACTCCGATTACTAATTTTTCGTTGAATATTGGTCTTCCGATACAAGGCATTATCAGAAACACTATTTACAAGCAATTCTGTGGCGGAGAGACTATACAGGGATGTTCGCCTGCAATTCAGCAATTAGGTGAAAATGGTGTTGGTACAATACTGGACTACTCTGTAGAAGGTGAGGATACGGAAGAAGTTTTCGATTATACATGTGAAGAGATTCTTCGTACGGTAGCCGCAGCTAAAAACAATCCTTATATTTCGTTTTCAGTATTCAAACCTACAGGATTGGGAAGATTTGAATTGTTTGAAAAAGTAAATGCTAAAAAAGAACTTTCCGATATGGAGACGGTCGAATACCAGCGAATGTGGGATCGTACCAACCGTATATGCAAAGCTTGTTATGAAGCAGATATCAAAGTACTTGTAGATGCCGAACACTCCTGGATACAGGACGTGATTGATGATATCGCAAGAGAGATGATGGAATTGTACAACAAGGAAAAACCCATTGTATATAATACCTATCAGCTATACAGACATGACAAATTAGCCTCGCTAAAAGCAGATTTTGCTTATGCACGTACACAAGGCTTTTATCTCGGTGCAAAAACAGTACGCGGAGCTTATATGGAAATTGAAAGAGAACGTGCAGCTCAAAAGGGCTATCCTTCTCCGATACAGCCGACAAAAGAAGCGTCGGATATCGATTATAACGAAGCGATCCTATTCTGTCTGGATAATGTTGATCAGATAGGTTTAATGGCAGGTACACATAATGAAGCAAGCAGTCAGTTACTGGCTGAAGAAATGAATAAGCGTAATATCAGTCATCAACACCCCCACATCTTCTTTGCTCAATTACTGGGGATGTCAGACAACCTGAGCTTCAACCTGGCGGCTGCAGGATACAATGTCGCTAAATACATGCCTTATGGACCTGTAAAAGCTGTTATGCCTTATCTGTTTCGCCGTGCACAGGAAAACACTTCTGTCGGCGGACAGACCGGACGCGAGCTATCTCTGATCATTAAAGAAAAAGAGAGAAGAAAATCTTCCAGAAGAGCATAGTGAATCACTATTTTTTCAAATCCTAAAAAACAGCTACAGAAGCAGAGTAATCTTTCTGTAGCTGTTTAATCATAATAATATTTAGTACAATCTTCAAACGATGACTCCCGAATCCCAACGTAAACTCCAGAAACTCCAGGAAATCACTGCTCCTTATGAAGCCTTACTATATGATGTAGACGGTACTTTGGCAGATAATATGCTGGCACACAAACTTTCCTACAAAGCAGCAGCAGCTGAATATGGAGTAGATCTGGATACTGATCTTATCGATGAAACTGCCGGCTGGCCCACTATAGCTGTAGCACAAGAGATTGCAAAGCGTTATCAAACGACATTTGATTTTGAAGTATTCTCAAAGCGAAAGTCCGCTATTTTTATTGAGCGTTTTATTCAGAACACTCAGCCTGTAGATTATGTACTGGCACATCTGATGGCTAATGAAGGAGTTAAGAGAATAGGTGTCGTATCGGGAGGAACAAGATCTACCCTACAGATCACACTTAAGGTTATAGATGTTGAAGGCCGGTTCGAAACATTGGTTTGTGCAGGAGATACGCCTAAAGGGAAACCGGATCCAGCACCATTTTTACTGGCAGCAAAACACCTGGGTGTCGATCCTCAAAAATGTATTGTACTGGAAGATGGTGATCCGGGAGTACAAGGTGCCATCAATGCCGGTATGGGCTGGGTCAGGATAGACCAGCTGTAAAATTTATTTGGGGCAGACTAAAAATTCGTAATAACCTTAATTCCTCCATTGGAATAATTAACGTCAGAATTTTTAAACTGTCCCAGTGGCATTCTGTAAAAAGGTTCAACAGATATTGAAAACGTCTTTTTGATCGGAACCTTACGTCCGATCGAAAGATTGATAAAACCGTTAAATCCATTAGTCTCTACATTTTGTTCATTAGATTTGACCGTTTTATTTACCGCCTGTATATTATTTGATTCGGCCGCTCCTACTCCATTTGCATTTTTACCTGCAAAAGTATTACCGTTGATGTTTTCCACATAATGATTCAGGCGCTCCTGTTGCAATACGGACACCATCGACACACCAACTGAGGTATACAGATTGCGTGTTACCGCATATTTCATTTCAACAGGTATATCCAGTGTCAGGACTGAGCCGGATACCGCAGTAAAATTGGGATTCATTCTGGACTGTGCACTTGACATATCTATGAGATAAGCATTGTTCGATGCAGGAGAATCCATATATGCCGGAGATGCTGAAGAGGGTTTCCCGGGATTAAGTGCCATAGCCATCTGATAGTTCTGAAGGGCAACTCCTGATCGTACACTTAGTTTTTTAGTCAGACTATAGGCAACAGAAAGTCCTCCACCCATACTCACCTCACTACTGGCACTGGCCGGAGATACAAAAGCCCCCAGTTCCCATTTACGTCCCATACCTTTAGGTCTGTTTATCTGCTGATGGGCTAATGTCTGTTGCTGATTATCCGTTCCTAAGATACTCAGACTGAATTTAGACTCCTGTTGTGACTCATCATCCGCTTTTATACCGGAGAGACCCTTATAATGGGAAAGCCCCGCTCCGGTTTTATCCGGCAATTCAGATCCTTTTCTACTGATCTGATCTGTAGACAGGGCTGCTGTACGCAACTCGTTGAAAGGCAAACTTACACGTGCAGACTGATCTGCAGCAATATATGTTGTTGCATGCTGTTGAGAGTCATAAAGTGAAGCCAGACGGTTATCCAATTCTTTTGAAGAAGAATTTATGATATTCGGATGAACCTGATTTACATTCGCATCTGAAGATTCAATACCGGCTGAAGGCGTATTCTTCTCTGATTCCGGATTTACATGCTGTGTTGTATTCTCTTTTTTTGCAATTGTACTTACACCAGTACTATCTCCCTGCAGATCGCCTGTATTGTATGTCATATAGGAAATACCTAAAGCTAAAAGCACTGCAGCTGCACTCCAGTAAGGCCAGAGCACACGTGGTTTCCTTCCTTTATCCAAAGAAGCAAACTTCTCCCAGGCGCCTTCCCGGTACGGCAATTCGTAATCTCGTAGCTTATGCGCTATGTCATCAATTAACTCTTTTTTATTATCCTTTGCCATTTCTTAACTTCTGTGATCTGCAGTATGAAACTGCTCTACATATAATTTTCTTAACTTCTGTTTTGCTCTTGTCAGATACGTACGGGAGGTGCTGTCCGGAATATTCAACAGCGACGCAATCTCATCATGCGAAAAACCTTCTACTTCATACATATTGAATATGGTACGTTGAATTTCCGGCAATTCATCCAACAATTTTAATATATCCTGAACCTCCAGTGAGGAATGATTATGTACAGCATGAGGAACAAGCTCATACTCGGACACGTCATCCAGCATCAACATTTGCTTCTTACTTCTCAAAAAGTCTATAGATTGATTGACAGCGATCCGTGCTATCCAGGAACGAAACGATTTTTCCAAGCGTTCCTCCTCCACATCGAGATTAAAAGAATCTAATTTTGCAAAGGCCTTTACAAAACACTCATTTACGACCTCTTCAGATTCCATTTCATGCTTAATGTACCGAATAACAATGGCCATCAAATAACCATAATACTTTTTGTACACATATGCCTTACCACGTTCTCCACGCCCCATACCACAGTCATCCAGAGCTTTACGAAGGCTCATGGGTTCCTTTTGGTCAGTGTATTTACGAAGTAATTTCACAAATGGCGGAGATTGTTTTTTGCTAATTTAACATCAATTTATTAATTATTGCATACATTAGAAATCCACCGTCATTTAGTCTGCACTAAAGATTTAAACATATTTTAGCATATAACGGCCTTTAAACCACTTTCGCTACAGCCTCCTTACATTTTTCTATTTTAAATGTCTGTATCCATTTTACCTATAAAATTCCTACTTTTGCAACTTAATAATCGAAAATAAATGAGTACTGTATTATCCGAACAGGAACAACAACGTAGACAAGCTCTTCAAGCGCTTATTGATTTGGGAATCGACCCATATCCTGCCGAGGAATTCGATGTCAATGTGACGGCAGCAGATATATTGGAAAACTATGACCGCGACAAGCTAAACTATAAGACCGTCAGTATTGCTGGTCGTATGATGACGAGACGCGTAATGGGGAATGCTTCATTTATCGAATTGCAGGATTCTACCGGTCGTATTCAGGCCTATTTCAAACGTGATGACATCTGTACCGGAGAAGATAAGACACTCTATAACACCGTTTTCAAAA
The Sphingobacterium spiritivorum genome window above contains:
- a CDS encoding zinc dependent phospholipase C family protein; translated protein: MKKVPVILPGILIILLCSSWGFYAHKLINRHAVFTLPTELAAFYKQNIDQITEKAVDADKRCYIDTAESPRHFIDLDTYDADALDTLPVHWSRAKEKIDERRLLSNGIVPWQIYITYQKLVKAFIARDKTKIIRHSADLGHYVGDAHVPLHTTKNYNGQYTGQTGIHAFWESRLPEMFAQSYKLATGKAQFISDPAALGWTIVYESAPLADTVLRIEKELSDHFSPSQKKTYLTRNNILILTYSDPYAKAYHEALNGMVEIRMRKAIQRIGSLWYSAWIEAGQPDLRKLKNTDSEPEKEIPSPSSQTFMGREEWP
- a CDS encoding RNA-binding S4 domain-containing protein, with protein sequence MQTFKLEGEYIAMIQLLKAMNWVEHGAMAQWVVTEGYVKYNGEVDFRKRLKVRVGDIVEFDGQQVKVV
- a CDS encoding TonB-dependent receptor plug domain-containing protein, which produces MLRSILILLSLGSTIIVYGQKASLNTQEMETRQDTTKLNEIMISENRLQIPFAKQSRNIQIITSEEIKRLPGNSLNEILQSVNGVDIRQRGPFGSQADISIDGGSFEQTLVLVNGVKMADPQTAHHALNLPIPLDAIERIEVIRGPASRIYGINSLTGAINIVTKKPKESFISAHVYGGSSFKDNEEKTSEKYYGAGTQIGGAWHQEKHNHLFFYNYQKSNGQRYNTASENNKLYYQGEYNPGDSDHINWSAGYIDNKFGANGFYAAPGDKESQERVKTAFATLSSRHQLTEKLSVSPRISNRYNEDDYRYYRQDFSKARSKHFNNSLTAELNGVYQTSFGDFGLGIESRWERINSSNIGTHKRENQGAYAEFKTEAIQNLMINVGTYVNYNSDYGWQVFPGIDLGYDLDSKWKLVLNAGSSQRIPSFTDLYLKQPGNIGNPDLTSENAYQIETGVKYINNNLIIQGGYFYRSISDFIDWTREISTVPYQPFNIGNNKVNGLNASLRYQIGDDQDVTRYFINLGYNYLRPSIKKEESGTDSKYAIESLRHQAIANLTVQHSAWSLTTSNRFSERISYKSYFLSDLKLAYNWTKISLYADVQNIFNVTYIQAGAVPMPGIWYSLGAKFNCSFSR
- the aroB gene encoding 3-dehydroquinate synthase → MHVINSLGYQVVFDDTLASLRTFLAEREYSKILVLVDRNTNDHCLPILQMVLNDVKDYDIIEVDPGEENKNIDFCIGVWKTMLDFGADRKSLMINLGGGVVTDMGGFAASTFKRGLDFIQIPTTLLSQVDASVGGKTGIDLDNVKNIIGTFTQPQAVFINTNFLHTLDNRQLNSGFAEVIKHGLIFDRDLYNTIKGMTDVRGISTDIIFRSVEIKNEVITQDPTEKGLRKILNFGHTIGHAIEGFSLFNDDQPLLHGEAIAIGMICEGYLSYKLTDLSKEDLDDIITTFRSHYPDYRISIENYDEFIALMKNDKKNAGSKIGFALLTGIGSCTYDHYVEEELIIESLDFYRELIT
- a CDS encoding proline dehydrogenase family protein, whose translation is MSNTAAPGKLSFDNTEIAFKSKSDKDLDRAYWLFKMVASNTLIKIGTPITNFSLNIGLPIQGIIRNTIYKQFCGGETIQGCSPAIQQLGENGVGTILDYSVEGEDTEEVFDYTCEEILRTVAAAKNNPYISFSVFKPTGLGRFELFEKVNAKKELSDMETVEYQRMWDRTNRICKACYEADIKVLVDAEHSWIQDVIDDIAREMMELYNKEKPIVYNTYQLYRHDKLASLKADFAYARTQGFYLGAKTVRGAYMEIERERAAQKGYPSPIQPTKEASDIDYNEAILFCLDNVDQIGLMAGTHNEASSQLLAEEMNKRNISHQHPHIFFAQLLGMSDNLSFNLAAAGYNVAKYMPYGPVKAVMPYLFRRAQENTSVGGQTGRELSLIIKEKERRKSSRRA
- a CDS encoding HAD family hydrolase encodes the protein MTPESQRKLQKLQEITAPYEALLYDVDGTLADNMLAHKLSYKAAAAEYGVDLDTDLIDETAGWPTIAVAQEIAKRYQTTFDFEVFSKRKSAIFIERFIQNTQPVDYVLAHLMANEGVKRIGVVSGGTRSTLQITLKVIDVEGRFETLVCAGDTPKGKPDPAPFLLAAKHLGVDPQKCIVLEDGDPGVQGAINAGMGWVRIDQL
- a CDS encoding ThuA domain-containing protein, producing MRKIITLFIISVACVHLAFAQTGEKNVLIFSKTAAFRHKSIEHGAAVLKDLLAKNHITSDHSEDAGVFSEDQLAKYDAVLFLSTTGDIFNDSQKEAFQKFIRSGKGFVGIHAASDTEYHWPWYGQMVGGYFVSHPAVQEALIHVLNRKHPSTKHLSKEWKHKDEWYDFRDIQPDNKILMKVDENSYKGGKMNGNHPIAWYKEFEGGRIFYTGLGHTEESYDEPDFQQHVLGGLRYVLKIK
- a CDS encoding RNA polymerase sigma factor, producing MKLLRKYTDQKEPMSLRKALDDCGMGRGERGKAYVYKKYYGYLMAIVIRYIKHEMESEEVVNECFVKAFAKLDSFNLDVEEERLEKSFRSWIARIAVNQSIDFLRSKKQMLMLDDVSEYELVPHAVHNHSSLEVQDILKLLDELPEIQRTIFNMYEVEGFSHDEIASLLNIPDSTSRTYLTRAKQKLRKLYVEQFHTADHRS